In Streptomyces canus, one DNA window encodes the following:
- a CDS encoding nSTAND1 domain-containing NTPase, translating to MGRPERPLDPESGPVQRLACELRELRRTAGGPSYRAMAETAGFSATTLSQAAAGERLPSLAVVEGYVRACGGDPGQWAPRWEEAEAERAGSPPGEEPEGPAPYRGLVRFEPDHRHLFFGRDRVVAEVGELVCDHRFAVLFGPSGSGKSSLLRAGLIPRLQQELADRDHPAALRILTPGPTPATSYGHLLTPARGEPESWVVVDQFEEVFSLCHDPRERSRFIDLLLAARDPENRLRVLVAVRADFYARCAEHRDLADALRGAGLLLGPMTAEELREAVVGPARAAGFLVERTLTARLVEEVQGEPGGLPMLAHALLETWRRRKGRMLTLAGYESAGGVRGAIAATAEEAYGALTPAEARAARRLLLRMVVPGQGTPDTRRPLTRAELAEWADADVPAVVERLTAARLLTADEDGVQLAHEALITCWPRLHGWLEEDRARLRHHRMLADAARTWLEHDRDPADLYRGTRLARAEELFPDHGADPALTVTERTFLAAAVAARESERRAAARISRRHRALTVSLSAVLAVALLTAFAVYREVDDNRRGRTQNAARRVADIADALRTTDPRTALLLGAAAWRVAELPETRRALLGSLAQTETDTFTDPTPGDGVRRMLSADGRVLLSADGGDWRTWDVTTHRRTGSGKVPRGTVTGAGPDARVLAVTGSDDAVRLWDTASGRRTGGSVALRDTYDVDFTADGRAVLTTEGASVRLRSVADGRVLFETRAPETAGPEVSADGGRVAVCPSGRTPQLWDTSTGRALPGAWQKDHVCGEDTSLLALGAGRLAAATGSGVRVWDTGTGRRTADLDDTGVHYMSVSPDGAFMATADHEEVRVWRLTDPGAPVLRHSLSNQHLHGGLRWDRDGRTLRYVEGGTVHTLDLGASVTHGWRAAPVDEVRLSPDGRRYATASRTRDHYVFRLHATSDGRVLHTFPPVRVPASADPALPTVPADTLPVAAFGTDGTRFAYGVSAPGREAVTQPIAVWDVRHERAAATLDLPGGAVVGLALGTGGRTLVAARFTAVGTVADEVWDVVRRRRTKLVADVTADHLAVRPDGGLLVADGRTADLPAGRVTRLDLVQGDQIGALAFTADGALLAAGDGTGRVALWAQHLTRREGVLRNVFPAPLGADPEGVSALAFSADGGTLAVAGTAGGLQLWDVATQQPLGSPLTTPGEKIDTLAFGADGSTLYAGSAHVPLQKYPVDPARVLEKVCARAGGAGLSRAQWRTYVPEVPYRRVCG from the coding sequence ATGGGGCGTCCCGAAAGACCGCTGGACCCGGAGTCCGGGCCCGTCCAGCGGCTCGCGTGTGAACTGCGCGAGCTCAGGAGGACGGCGGGCGGTCCGTCGTACCGGGCGATGGCCGAGACGGCGGGTTTCTCGGCGACGACCCTGTCCCAGGCCGCCGCGGGCGAACGGTTGCCCTCCCTGGCCGTCGTCGAGGGGTATGTGCGGGCCTGCGGGGGCGATCCCGGGCAGTGGGCGCCGCGCTGGGAGGAGGCGGAGGCGGAACGCGCCGGGTCCCCGCCCGGGGAGGAACCGGAGGGACCCGCGCCGTACCGCGGCCTCGTCCGGTTCGAACCGGACCACCGGCACCTCTTCTTCGGCCGGGACCGGGTGGTCGCCGAGGTCGGCGAACTGGTCTGCGACCACCGGTTCGCGGTGCTGTTCGGCCCCTCCGGCAGCGGAAAGTCGTCCCTGCTGCGGGCCGGCCTGATCCCCCGCCTCCAGCAGGAGCTCGCGGACCGCGACCACCCGGCGGCGCTGCGGATCCTCACCCCGGGCCCGACGCCCGCCACCAGCTACGGCCACCTCCTCACCCCGGCCCGGGGGGAGCCGGAGAGCTGGGTGGTCGTGGACCAGTTCGAGGAGGTCTTCAGCCTCTGCCACGACCCCCGGGAGCGCTCCCGCTTCATCGACCTGCTGCTCGCCGCCCGCGACCCGGAGAACCGTCTGCGGGTCCTGGTCGCCGTGCGCGCCGACTTCTACGCCCGCTGCGCCGAGCACCGCGACCTCGCGGACGCCCTGCGCGGCGCCGGGCTGCTGCTCGGCCCGATGACCGCCGAGGAACTGCGCGAGGCGGTGGTCGGACCGGCCCGGGCGGCCGGGTTTCTGGTCGAACGGACGCTGACCGCCCGCCTGGTGGAGGAGGTCCAGGGTGAGCCCGGCGGGCTGCCGATGCTCGCGCACGCCCTCCTGGAGACCTGGCGCCGCCGCAAGGGCCGCATGCTCACCCTCGCCGGATACGAGTCCGCCGGCGGGGTGCGCGGCGCGATCGCGGCGACCGCCGAGGAGGCGTACGGCGCCCTGACCCCGGCCGAGGCGCGCGCCGCCCGCCGTCTGCTGCTGCGCATGGTCGTCCCCGGCCAGGGCACCCCCGACACCCGCCGCCCCCTCACCCGGGCCGAACTGGCCGAGTGGGCGGACGCGGACGTGCCGGCCGTGGTGGAGCGCCTGACCGCGGCCCGGCTGCTGACCGCCGACGAGGACGGCGTCCAGCTAGCCCACGAGGCGCTCATCACCTGCTGGCCCCGGCTGCACGGCTGGCTGGAGGAGGACCGCGCCCGCCTGCGCCATCACCGGATGCTCGCGGACGCGGCCCGCACCTGGCTGGAGCACGACCGCGACCCCGCCGACCTGTACCGGGGCACCCGGCTGGCCCGCGCCGAGGAGCTCTTCCCGGACCACGGAGCCGATCCCGCGCTGACCGTGACCGAGCGGACCTTCCTCGCCGCCGCCGTCGCGGCCCGCGAGAGCGAACGCCGGGCCGCCGCCCGGATCAGCCGCAGACACCGCGCCCTGACCGTGTCCCTGTCCGCCGTCCTCGCGGTCGCCCTGCTGACGGCCTTCGCGGTCTACCGCGAAGTCGACGACAACCGGCGCGGGCGCACCCAGAACGCGGCCCGCCGGGTCGCCGACATCGCCGACGCCCTGCGCACCACCGACCCGCGCACCGCGCTGCTGCTCGGCGCCGCCGCCTGGCGGGTGGCCGAACTCCCCGAGACCCGCCGCGCCCTGCTCGGCTCCCTCGCCCAGACGGAGACGGACACCTTCACCGACCCCACGCCCGGCGACGGAGTCCGGCGCATGCTCAGCGCCGACGGCCGCGTCCTGCTCAGTGCCGACGGCGGCGACTGGCGCACCTGGGACGTGACCACCCACCGGCGCACCGGCTCAGGAAAGGTGCCGCGGGGCACGGTGACCGGGGCCGGCCCGGACGCGCGGGTGCTCGCCGTCACCGGAAGCGACGACGCGGTACGCCTGTGGGACACCGCCTCCGGCCGCCGGACCGGCGGCTCCGTGGCCCTGCGGGACACCTACGACGTCGACTTCACCGCCGACGGCCGCGCCGTCCTCACCACCGAGGGTGCCTCGGTACGGCTGCGCTCGGTCGCCGACGGCCGGGTGCTGTTCGAGACCCGGGCCCCGGAGACCGCGGGCCCCGAGGTGAGCGCCGACGGCGGGCGCGTGGCCGTCTGCCCCTCGGGGCGGACCCCGCAGTTGTGGGACACCTCCACCGGCCGCGCCCTGCCCGGCGCCTGGCAGAAGGACCACGTCTGCGGCGAGGACACCTCCCTCCTCGCCCTCGGGGCCGGCCGGCTGGCCGCCGCCACCGGCAGCGGAGTGCGCGTCTGGGACACCGGCACGGGCCGCAGGACCGCCGACCTCGACGACACCGGCGTGCACTACATGTCCGTCAGCCCCGACGGCGCCTTCATGGCCACCGCCGACCACGAGGAGGTGCGCGTGTGGCGGCTCACCGACCCGGGCGCGCCCGTCCTCCGGCACAGCCTCAGCAACCAGCACCTCCACGGCGGCCTCCGGTGGGATCGCGACGGCCGCACCCTGCGTTACGTCGAGGGCGGCACCGTCCACACCCTCGACCTCGGCGCGTCCGTCACCCACGGCTGGCGGGCCGCCCCGGTGGACGAGGTCCGGCTGAGCCCGGACGGCCGCCGCTACGCCACCGCGAGCCGCACCCGCGACCACTACGTCTTCCGGCTCCACGCGACCTCCGACGGCCGCGTCCTGCACACCTTCCCGCCGGTGCGGGTCCCCGCCTCCGCCGACCCGGCGCTGCCCACCGTCCCCGCCGACACCCTGCCCGTGGCGGCCTTCGGCACCGACGGCACCCGGTTCGCCTACGGCGTCTCGGCACCCGGCCGGGAGGCGGTGACCCAGCCGATCGCCGTGTGGGACGTACGGCACGAGCGCGCGGCGGCCACGCTGGATCTGCCGGGCGGGGCGGTGGTCGGCCTCGCCCTCGGCACGGGCGGCCGCACGCTGGTCGCCGCCCGTTTCACCGCCGTCGGCACGGTCGCCGACGAGGTGTGGGACGTCGTCCGCCGACGCCGTACGAAGCTGGTCGCCGACGTGACCGCCGACCATCTGGCCGTCCGCCCCGACGGCGGACTCCTGGTCGCCGACGGCCGCACCGCCGACCTGCCCGCGGGCCGTGTCACCCGGCTCGACCTGGTCCAGGGCGACCAGATCGGCGCGCTCGCCTTCACCGCCGACGGTGCGCTGCTGGCGGCGGGCGACGGCACCGGGCGGGTCGCCCTGTGGGCGCAGCACCTCACCCGTCGCGAGGGCGTCCTGCGCAACGTCTTCCCCGCCCCGCTCGGCGCCGACCCCGAGGGGGTGAGCGCGCTCGCCTTCAGCGCGGACGGCGGCACGCTGGCCGTCGCGGGCACCGCGGGCGGCCTCCAGCTGTGGGACGTCGCCACCCAGCAGCCGCTGGGCAGCCCGCTGACCACGCCGGGCGAGAAGATCGACACGCTCGCCTTCGGCGCCGACGGTTCGACCCTGTACGCGGGGAGCGCGCACGTCCCGCTCCAGAAGTACCCCGTCGATCCGGCGCGGGTGCTGGAGAAGGTGTGCGCGCGGGCGGGCGGCGCGGGTCTGAGCCGGGCGCAGTGGCGGACCTACGTTCCGGAGGTGCCGTACCGGAGGGTGTGCGGGTGA
- a CDS encoding NPP1 family protein — protein MFKALKSGRKSRLGQAALVAGSVAALTVGLTGSANAAVLNPLPWTGSTFQNKYMPYFDYDSDSCFPAAAVDANGNVNGGLNNSGSITGGCRSEHLGKANTYAQSLCENGWCAYAYTLYFEKDQTLNGADAFGHRNDWESVVVFQKQGEEKPRYLAASRHGGYSTHPINEVPMNGNHVEIVYHKDGASTHAFRFAKWGEVPEAWGNGNWDTPALVNFAALNSDLQGKLNGDWGHANFQIGKNFLSNVNKARPSEVPAF, from the coding sequence ATGTTCAAGGCACTCAAGAGCGGCCGGAAGTCCCGCCTCGGCCAGGCCGCCCTCGTCGCCGGCAGCGTCGCCGCCCTCACCGTCGGCCTGACGGGCAGCGCGAACGCCGCCGTCCTGAACCCGCTGCCGTGGACCGGCAGCACGTTCCAGAACAAGTACATGCCGTACTTCGACTACGACTCGGACAGCTGCTTCCCGGCGGCGGCGGTCGACGCGAACGGCAACGTCAACGGCGGCCTCAACAACAGCGGATCGATCACCGGCGGCTGCCGGTCCGAACACCTCGGCAAGGCCAACACGTACGCGCAGTCGCTGTGCGAGAACGGCTGGTGCGCCTACGCCTACACGCTGTACTTCGAGAAGGACCAGACGCTGAACGGCGCCGACGCCTTCGGGCACCGCAACGACTGGGAGTCCGTCGTGGTGTTCCAGAAGCAGGGCGAGGAGAAGCCGCGCTACCTGGCCGCCTCCCGGCACGGTGGCTACAGCACCCACCCGATCAACGAGGTGCCGATGAACGGCAACCACGTCGAGATCGTCTACCACAAGGACGGCGCGAGCACCCACGCGTTCCGCTTCGCGAAGTGGGGCGAGGTGCCCGAGGCCTGGGGCAACGGCAACTGGGACACCCCCGCCCTGGTCAATTTCGCCGCGCTGAACAGCGACCTCCAGGGCAAGCTGAACGGCGACTGGGGTCACGCCAACTTCCAGATCGGCAAGAACTTCCTCAGCAACGTGAACAAGGCCCGCCCCTCCGAGGTCCCCGCGTTCTGA
- a CDS encoding amidohydrolase, translated as MTSASARTALELTADLPVPDLEDFYRDLHRHPELSFEEHRTAARLSERLKAAGFETAEGVAGTGVVGLLRNGDGPTVLLRADMDALPVEERTGLPYASKTPGVMHACGHDLHVTWLAGAAKALADGRDAWSGTLLLVGQPAEEAGGGAAAMVAAGLYDRVPRPDVLLGQHAVPGPAGLYAHVPGLIMSATTDVEIVVHGRGGHGSRPETTVDPVVTAAYIVTRLQTIVSREIKPRESAVLTVGRIEAGTAPNIIPATARISLNLRTQSEAVRDRMLTAIRRIAEGECHAAGCPREPEVTLGGSFPATVNDPETDHRIAAVHREVFGADTVFDSGPAMASEDFSKLALGELPYSYWFVTCTPAATWDAAPGADLMEKFDAVPSNHSPHFAPDLSTVAPGVRTLVSGALAYLV; from the coding sequence ATGACCTCTGCCTCGGCCCGCACCGCCCTGGAGCTCACCGCGGACCTCCCGGTCCCCGACCTCGAGGACTTCTACCGGGACCTGCACCGCCACCCCGAGCTGTCGTTCGAGGAGCACCGCACGGCGGCCCGGCTCTCCGAGCGGCTGAAGGCGGCCGGTTTCGAGACGGCCGAGGGCGTCGCTGGCACCGGCGTCGTGGGCCTGCTGCGCAACGGCGACGGGCCGACCGTTCTGCTGCGCGCCGACATGGACGCGCTGCCCGTCGAGGAGCGGACCGGGCTGCCGTACGCCTCGAAGACGCCCGGGGTGATGCACGCCTGCGGGCACGACCTGCACGTGACCTGGCTGGCGGGGGCGGCGAAGGCGCTCGCGGACGGCCGGGACGCCTGGTCCGGGACGCTGCTCCTGGTGGGCCAGCCCGCCGAGGAGGCCGGCGGCGGGGCGGCCGCGATGGTCGCCGCCGGGCTCTACGACCGTGTCCCGCGCCCGGACGTCCTGCTCGGCCAGCACGCGGTACCGGGCCCGGCGGGCCTGTACGCGCACGTGCCGGGCCTGATCATGTCGGCGACGACGGACGTGGAGATCGTGGTGCACGGCCGGGGCGGCCACGGCTCGCGCCCCGAGACGACGGTCGACCCGGTCGTGACGGCCGCCTACATCGTCACGCGGCTCCAGACGATCGTCAGCCGGGAGATCAAACCGCGTGAGTCGGCCGTGCTGACCGTCGGCCGGATCGAGGCGGGCACGGCCCCGAACATCATCCCCGCCACCGCCCGTATCTCCCTCAACCTGCGCACCCAGTCCGAGGCGGTCCGGGACCGGATGCTCACCGCGATCCGCCGCATCGCGGAGGGCGAGTGCCATGCCGCGGGCTGCCCGCGCGAACCCGAGGTGACCCTGGGCGGCTCGTTCCCGGCCACGGTCAACGACCCGGAGACCGACCACCGGATCGCCGCCGTGCACCGCGAGGTCTTCGGCGCCGACACCGTCTTCGACTCCGGCCCGGCGATGGCCAGCGAGGACTTCTCGAAGCTCGCGCTCGGCGAACTCCCCTACTCCTACTGGTTCGTGACCTGCACGCCGGCCGCCACCTGGGACGCGGCGCCGGGCGCGGACCTGATGGAGAAGTTCGACGCCGTCCCCAGCAACCACAGCCCGCACTTCGCCCCGGACCTGTCGACGGTGGCGCCGGGGGTACGGACGCTGGTGTCGGGGGCGCTGGCGTACCTCGTCTGA
- a CDS encoding SH3 domain-containing protein, which produces MRTTTGLRTLAVAMLTGTTLTVTAAGTFAAAAPPTYAEGHRGGGPIRGTVVSRTPIDARSAPTTHSAVVARLSPGSHDRVKCMVRGQSVNGNPYWYWFTGARGWVSAAFVDTGRRSVPACADPCPQWKNVG; this is translated from the coding sequence ATGCGCACCACCACGGGCCTGCGGACCCTGGCCGTGGCCATGCTCACCGGCACCACGCTCACCGTCACGGCGGCCGGCACCTTCGCGGCGGCAGCCCCGCCCACGTACGCCGAAGGCCATCGCGGCGGCGGTCCCATCCGGGGCACCGTCGTCTCCCGTACCCCGATCGACGCGCGGTCTGCGCCCACCACGCACTCCGCCGTCGTCGCCCGGCTCTCGCCGGGCAGCCACGACCGCGTGAAGTGCATGGTCCGCGGACAGAGCGTCAACGGCAACCCGTACTGGTACTGGTTCACCGGTGCCCGGGGCTGGGTCAGCGCCGCGTTCGTCGACACCGGTCGGCGCTCCGTGCCGGCCTGTGCGGATCCGTGTCCGCAGTGGAAGAACGTGGGATGA
- a CDS encoding aminotransferase-like domain-containing protein: MHDYRRIADRIAADIATGRLRPGERLPPQRKFARRHGIAASTAERAYGELVRRGLVVGEVGRGTFVRATAPVRPGRGLIEDAGTPVNLELTYPSAEGQSELLADALAPLLRPDVLTEALRPAAATGTPAAREAVAALLATRGWRPDPSRILFTGNARQSVAAALASLVRPGGRVGVEELTYPVVKEIAVRLGITLVPLATDEEGLRPESVAAAHRTAPLSALYVQPTLHNPTSVTTSGERRRQLALAVSDLDLPVVEDRIWSFLAENDDPLAALAPALTHVVDGLSKRVAPGLTVGFLVVPEKRVDAVADAVRSGGWSAGRFALEAGVRWTVDGTVARLVEAKRADAARRQRVLAECLAGFAVRSDPRAYYAWWHLPAPWRADTFTAAAAALGIALAPGPSFAVDPNRTPDAVRLGLASAAVPDLERALRALAGLAAGRTDR, from the coding sequence GTGCACGACTACCGCCGTATCGCCGACCGCATAGCCGCCGACATCGCCACCGGACGGCTCCGGCCGGGCGAACGCCTGCCCCCGCAGCGGAAGTTCGCCCGCCGGCACGGGATCGCCGCGTCGACGGCGGAGCGGGCGTACGGCGAACTCGTACGGCGCGGACTGGTCGTCGGGGAGGTGGGCCGCGGCACCTTCGTGAGGGCCACCGCGCCGGTGCGGCCCGGCCGGGGGCTCATCGAGGACGCGGGGACCCCCGTCAACCTGGAGCTCACCTACCCGTCCGCCGAAGGGCAGTCCGAGCTTCTCGCCGACGCTCTCGCGCCCCTGCTGCGCCCCGACGTCCTGACCGAGGCCCTCCGCCCGGCCGCCGCCACCGGCACACCGGCCGCCCGCGAGGCCGTCGCCGCCCTCCTCGCCACGCGGGGCTGGCGCCCCGACCCGTCCCGGATCCTCTTCACGGGCAACGCCCGCCAGTCCGTCGCCGCCGCCCTCGCCTCCCTGGTGCGGCCGGGCGGCCGGGTCGGGGTCGAGGAGCTGACGTATCCCGTGGTCAAGGAGATCGCGGTCCGGCTCGGCATCACGCTGGTGCCGCTGGCCACGGACGAGGAGGGCCTGCGCCCCGAGTCGGTGGCCGCCGCCCATCGCACGGCGCCCCTGTCGGCCCTCTATGTGCAGCCGACCCTGCACAATCCGACGTCCGTGACGACCAGTGGCGAGCGCAGACGCCAACTCGCCCTGGCTGTGAGCGACTTGGACCTTCCGGTCGTGGAGGACCGCATCTGGTCGTTCCTCGCGGAGAACGACGACCCGCTCGCCGCCCTCGCCCCCGCCCTCACCCACGTCGTCGACGGTCTCTCCAAGCGGGTCGCGCCCGGGCTCACCGTCGGCTTTCTCGTCGTACCGGAAAAGCGGGTGGACGCGGTGGCGGACGCCGTCCGTTCCGGTGGGTGGAGTGCGGGGCGGTTCGCGCTGGAGGCGGGGGTGCGGTGGACGGTGGACGGGACCGTGGCGCGGCTGGTCGAGGCGAAGCGGGCCGATGCGGCGCGCAGACAGCGGGTGCTGGCCGAGTGCCTCGCGGGGTTCGCCGTACGGTCCGATCCGCGCGCGTACTACGCCTGGTGGCACCTCCCGGCCCCCTGGCGGGCCGACACCTTCACGGCCGCCGCCGCGGCGCTCGGTATCGCTCTCGCGCCCGGGCCCTCCTTCGCCGTCGACCCCAACCGCACCCCGGACGCGGTCAGGCTTGGGCTCGCGTCGGCTGCTGTGCCGGATCTGGAACGGGCCCTGCGGGCCCTCGCCGGGCTCGCAGCGGGCCGTACCGACCGGTGA
- a CDS encoding alpha/beta fold hydrolase, with the protein MTAIPLVLVHGHPFDHTMWRPQIEAFSASRRVVAPDLRGYGAAVPPAPVERFERFAQDIEALLDELDVTACVLAGLSMGGQIAMDCYRLFPERIRGLVLADTFPAAETPEGVRVRHATADRLLREGMRGYADEVLEKMVAPYASPEVKAHVHRMMTATRPESAAAALRARAARPDYRELLTRVTVPALVAVGADDTYTPVADARAMHAALPESQLHVFEGAAHLPNLERAGEFNTVLGEFLAKVDARS; encoded by the coding sequence ATGACGGCGATCCCCCTGGTCCTGGTCCACGGCCACCCCTTCGACCACACCATGTGGCGTCCGCAGATCGAGGCGTTCTCCGCCTCCCGCCGCGTGGTCGCCCCCGACCTGCGCGGCTACGGCGCCGCGGTACCGCCCGCGCCGGTCGAGCGCTTCGAGCGGTTCGCCCAGGACATCGAGGCGCTGCTCGACGAACTGGACGTCACGGCGTGCGTGCTGGCCGGCCTGTCCATGGGCGGCCAGATCGCCATGGACTGCTACCGGCTCTTTCCCGAGCGGATCCGGGGGCTGGTCCTCGCCGACACCTTCCCGGCGGCGGAGACCCCTGAGGGCGTGCGGGTCCGGCACGCGACGGCGGACCGGTTGCTGCGCGAGGGCATGCGCGGGTACGCCGACGAGGTGCTGGAGAAGATGGTCGCGCCGTACGCCTCCCCCGAGGTCAAGGCCCACGTCCACCGCATGATGACGGCCACCCGGCCGGAGTCCGCCGCGGCGGCCCTGCGCGCCCGCGCCGCCCGCCCCGACTACCGCGAGCTGCTGACCCGCGTCACCGTCCCGGCGCTGGTGGCCGTGGGCGCCGACGACACCTACACACCGGTCGCCGACGCGCGGGCCATGCACGCGGCGCTCCCGGAGTCGCAACTGCACGTCTTCGAGGGGGCGGCGCACCTGCCCAACCTGGAACGGGCGGGGGAGTTCAACACCGTGCTCGGGGAGTTCCTGGCGAAGGTCGACGCCCGCTCGTAG
- a CDS encoding endonuclease/exonuclease/phosphatase family protein — MTRRRLGISTAALLFAAVSVILGCRLADTDGITPVPQLLAFLPWLLAPAGAGLALTLLTRWWPGTIWAGVILGLLAWFLAPYGQGGEPDGRVLASFRVLTSNVEFGRATDALTAAVHEERPDVVFVEECDYGCSAALRRSLSVDYPYRQSVEGAGSTGSVVLSRFPLKPAAGIPGSTMGMPGAVADVRGHAVRLQLAHPMPPLPGQLDLWRQELDRLRDFAASLGGTPTVLAGDFNASQDHAAFRAILDTGLRDAARLAGSGRTPTWPARTAPAIGAQIDHVLVSEDFSASDAHFLDLADTDHRALLVDIALHGHG, encoded by the coding sequence GTGACCCGCCGAAGGCTCGGTATCTCGACCGCCGCCCTGCTCTTCGCCGCCGTGAGCGTGATCCTGGGGTGCCGGCTCGCCGACACGGACGGCATCACCCCCGTCCCGCAGCTCCTCGCCTTCCTCCCGTGGCTGCTCGCGCCCGCAGGAGCGGGCCTGGCCCTCACCCTGCTCACCCGGTGGTGGCCCGGGACGATCTGGGCGGGCGTGATCCTCGGACTGCTGGCGTGGTTCCTCGCCCCGTACGGGCAGGGTGGCGAGCCGGACGGGCGGGTGCTCGCCTCCTTCCGCGTCCTGACCTCGAACGTCGAGTTCGGACGGGCCACCGACGCCCTCACCGCCGCGGTCCACGAGGAGAGACCGGACGTCGTGTTCGTGGAGGAGTGCGACTACGGCTGCTCGGCGGCACTGCGGCGGTCCCTGTCCGTGGACTACCCGTACCGGCAGTCCGTGGAGGGCGCCGGCTCGACGGGGTCCGTCGTCCTCAGCCGCTTCCCCCTGAAGCCCGCCGCCGGGATCCCGGGGAGCACCATGGGCATGCCCGGGGCCGTCGCCGACGTGCGCGGTCACGCCGTACGGCTGCAACTAGCGCACCCGATGCCCCCACTGCCGGGCCAACTCGACCTGTGGCGGCAGGAGTTGGACAGGCTGCGCGACTTCGCCGCCTCCCTGGGCGGCACCCCGACCGTCCTGGCCGGCGACTTCAACGCCTCCCAGGACCATGCGGCCTTCCGCGCGATCCTCGACACCGGGCTGCGCGACGCGGCCCGCCTCGCCGGCTCCGGCCGCACGCCCACCTGGCCGGCCCGCACCGCCCCGGCGATCGGCGCGCAGATCGACCACGTGCTGGTGTCGGAGGACTTCTCGGCGAGCGACGCCCACTTCCTGGACCTGGCGGACACCGACCACCGTGCCCTGCTGGTGGACATCGCACTCCACGGGCACGGTTGA